In Hallerella succinigenes, the following are encoded in one genomic region:
- a CDS encoding fibrobacter succinogenes major paralogous domain-containing protein: MLLEKTSVVLWIGLLLFLIACDENSSAPSHSDFSDSSSSILQSSSSSTLPNGVSSFSQSSSSESIPTSSDGCIRSSSSRTVQSSSSSAISSSSSEAEILSSSSPTSSSSNAIVAVDPSTVVKGSFTDKRDGKVYKTVKIGEQTWMAENLNYSDSVNTPSLVGKSWCYENDSSYCKKYGRLYSWAAAIDSVALYDANGINCGYHYLCSALPDTVPGICPHGYHLPSWPEWKTLLSAIGGISNSGIILSTTGNLLMATDDWIPWASQKGTDDYGFSALPAGHYSGELGNFGYVRESTSFWTSTTAGTLYYSDAIHLNNRDRKASLVTPDRRNGFSIRCLMD, translated from the coding sequence ATGCTTTTAGAAAAAACATCGGTTGTGCTATGGATCGGTCTGCTACTTTTTTTGATCGCCTGTGACGAAAATTCAAGTGCTCCTAGCCACAGCGATTTTTCCGATTCTTCTTCGAGCATTCTCCAAAGCAGTTCTTCATCCACCCTCCCAAACGGCGTCTCTAGCTTCTCCCAAAGCAGTTCCAGCGAATCTATTCCAACCAGTTCCGACGGATGCATCCGCAGCAGCTCCTCGCGTACCGTCCAAAGCAGTTCTTCTAGCGCGATTTCCAGCAGTTCTTCTGAAGCAGAAATTCTTTCTTCAAGTTCCCCAACAAGTTCCTCTTCTAACGCGATCGTAGCCGTCGATCCTTCTACCGTGGTAAAGGGTTCCTTTACGGATAAACGAGACGGCAAGGTTTACAAGACCGTGAAGATCGGAGAACAGACCTGGATGGCGGAAAACCTCAATTACTCCGACAGCGTTAACACGCCAAGCCTTGTGGGCAAAAGTTGGTGTTACGAGAACGACTCCTCTTATTGCAAAAAGTACGGTCGTCTTTACTCCTGGGCGGCCGCCATCGATTCCGTAGCCCTGTATGATGCAAACGGCATTAATTGCGGTTATCACTATCTCTGTAGCGCCCTTCCGGATACCGTTCCTGGAATTTGCCCCCACGGATATCACCTTCCTTCATGGCCCGAATGGAAAACATTGCTAAGCGCCATTGGCGGCATTTCTAACTCGGGCATTATCCTATCTACAACGGGAAACTTACTCATGGCAACCGATGACTGGATTCCATGGGCTTCCCAAAAAGGCACCGATGATTATGGTTTTTCCGCTCTTCCAGCAGGACACTACAGCGGCGAACTCGGTAATTTTGGGTATGTCAGGGAATCGACTTCTTTCTGGACTTCTACGACCGCAGGCACTCTCTACTACTCGGACGCCATACATTTAAACAATCGAGATAGAAAAGCCTCCTTAGTGACTCCCGATCGGCGTAATGGCTTTTCTATTCGTTGCTTAATGGACTAA
- the sufB gene encoding Fe-S cluster assembly protein SufB translates to MGTEEEAYREPYKYGFVTPIENDSFEKGLNEDIIRRASKIRKEPEFMLKYRLDAFEKLQKMKEPHWCEAKYPPVNLQDIVYYSAPKTKKAYDSIEDVDPELLETFDKLGIPLDEQKRLANVAVDAVFDSVSIYTSHKKKLMEMGILFCSISDAIQEYPELIEQYMGSVVPSGDNYFAALNSAVFGDGSFVYIPPGVKCPMDLSTYFRINNKEAGQFERTLIIADEDSSVSYLEGCTAPEFSSNQLHSAVVELIALENANIKYSTVQNWYAGDKETGKGGVYNFVTKRGKCAGKNSHISWTQVETGSAITWKYPSCILQGDNSTCEFYSVALTNGHMQSDTGTKMIHLGKNTKSTIISKGISADNSVNCYRGLVDIRKSATGARNYTECDNMLVGQKSAAHTFPYISVRNLSSSTEHEASTSRISEDQLFYFESRGIRREDAIQALVGGFCKDVFKELPGEFATEAKQLLTLKLEHSVG, encoded by the coding sequence ATGGGCACCGAAGAAGAAGCTTACAGAGAACCGTATAAGTATGGATTCGTCACCCCGATTGAAAACGACTCCTTCGAAAAAGGTTTGAACGAAGACATTATCCGCCGAGCTTCTAAAATTCGAAAAGAGCCCGAATTCATGCTCAAATACCGCTTGGACGCCTTTGAAAAACTCCAGAAGATGAAGGAGCCGCACTGGTGCGAAGCGAAGTACCCGCCGGTCAACTTGCAGGATATCGTTTACTATTCCGCCCCGAAGACCAAAAAGGCTTACGACTCGATCGAAGACGTGGATCCGGAACTGCTCGAAACCTTTGACAAGCTCGGCATTCCACTCGACGAACAGAAACGCCTCGCCAACGTCGCCGTGGACGCGGTCTTTGACAGCGTGAGCATTTACACAAGCCACAAGAAGAAGCTCATGGAAATGGGCATTCTCTTCTGCTCCATTTCGGACGCGATCCAGGAATACCCGGAACTGATTGAACAGTACATGGGAAGCGTCGTTCCGAGTGGGGACAACTACTTTGCGGCCTTGAACAGTGCGGTCTTTGGCGACGGAAGCTTTGTCTACATTCCGCCTGGAGTCAAGTGCCCGATGGACCTTTCGACCTACTTTCGCATCAACAACAAAGAAGCAGGACAATTCGAACGTACCCTGATCATTGCAGACGAGGACTCTTCGGTCAGCTATCTCGAAGGCTGCACCGCTCCGGAATTTTCGAGCAACCAGCTCCATTCCGCCGTCGTGGAACTGATCGCGCTGGAAAACGCAAACATCAAGTACAGCACCGTGCAGAACTGGTATGCAGGCGACAAGGAAACCGGCAAGGGCGGCGTCTATAACTTTGTGACAAAGCGTGGCAAGTGCGCCGGCAAGAATTCCCACATCAGCTGGACCCAGGTCGAAACGGGTTCCGCCATCACGTGGAAGTATCCGAGCTGCATTCTGCAAGGCGACAATTCCACATGCGAATTCTACTCCGTAGCCCTGACCAATGGTCACATGCAATCCGATACCGGAACAAAAATGATCCATTTAGGCAAGAACACGAAGAGCACGATCATCAGCAAAGGCATCAGCGCCGACAACAGCGTGAACTGCTACCGCGGCCTTGTAGACATTCGCAAGAGCGCCACGGGCGCCCGCAACTACACCGAATGCGACAACATGCTCGTCGGTCAAAAGAGCGCGGCGCACACGTTCCCCTACATCAGCGTCCGCAACTTAAGTTCTTCGACAGAGCACGAAGCATCCACAAGCCGCATCAGCGAAGATCAGCTGTTCTACTTTGAAAGCCGCGGCATTCGAAGGGAAGATGCGATCCAGGCTCTCGTTGGCGGATTCTGCAAGGACGTTTTCAAGGAACTGCCGGGCGAATTTGCTACCGAAGCAAAGCAGCTTTTGACGCTCAAGCTCGAGCACAGTGTAGGTTGA
- a CDS encoding ammonium transporter gives METVTPDYALFVSENLWICISAMLVFIMGLGFACVESGLCRAKSSANICFKNIAVPAIGITVYGIIGFGLMYPGSFNGFLGFGGFGIGEWFNNPKAFSPEYNGHFTLFADWLFQAMFAATAATIVSGAVAERIKLSSFLVFTLVYVAFVYPIVGSWTWGGGWLGAEDGFLATHFGHVFHDLAGSELVHSVGGWGALAGVIILGPRLGKYVNGKSHAIPAHNIPLATIGVFILWFGWWGFNGGSALSGNPFDVTLILVTTNLAAVAGIITATATSWIISKKPDATMALNGCLAGLVAITAGADTVSPLSSWIIGAIAGVLVVLAVFLFEKLRLDDPVGALSVHLVNGIWGTIAVGIFDYTGRFSVLTQSIGVIVYAIPCFLAACVIFLVIKKTMGLRVSEKEELRGLDLSEHAQESYGGFQIFSNT, from the coding sequence ATGGAAACTGTCACTCCCGACTACGCTCTCTTTGTGAGCGAAAACCTCTGGATCTGCATCAGTGCGATGCTCGTGTTCATTATGGGCCTTGGATTTGCCTGCGTGGAATCCGGCCTTTGCCGTGCCAAGAGCAGTGCAAACATCTGCTTTAAGAACATCGCCGTTCCGGCAATTGGCATTACCGTCTACGGTATCATCGGTTTCGGGCTGATGTATCCGGGATCCTTTAACGGTTTCCTCGGATTCGGAGGCTTCGGCATCGGTGAATGGTTTAACAACCCGAAAGCCTTCTCACCGGAATACAACGGCCACTTTACACTCTTTGCCGATTGGCTGTTCCAGGCGATGTTTGCCGCTACCGCTGCGACGATCGTCTCGGGCGCTGTCGCAGAACGTATCAAGCTGAGTTCTTTCCTCGTGTTCACGCTTGTATACGTCGCCTTCGTCTACCCGATCGTAGGTTCCTGGACATGGGGCGGCGGCTGGCTCGGCGCTGAAGACGGCTTCCTTGCAACGCATTTCGGTCACGTGTTCCACGACCTCGCCGGTTCTGAACTCGTGCACTCCGTGGGTGGGTGGGGCGCTCTCGCCGGCGTAATCATCCTTGGACCGCGTCTTGGCAAGTATGTAAACGGCAAGTCTCACGCTATCCCGGCTCACAACATTCCGCTCGCCACAATCGGCGTGTTCATCCTGTGGTTCGGCTGGTGGGGATTCAACGGTGGTTCTGCTCTGAGCGGAAATCCGTTCGATGTCACACTCATCTTGGTGACGACAAACCTCGCCGCTGTTGCAGGCATCATCACCGCTACGGCTACTTCCTGGATCATTTCGAAGAAGCCGGATGCCACGATGGCTTTGAACGGTTGCTTGGCGGGCCTCGTTGCGATTACCGCCGGAGCTGACACGGTTTCTCCGCTCAGCTCCTGGATCATCGGCGCCATTGCTGGCGTGCTGGTTGTCCTTGCGGTCTTCCTCTTTGAAAAGCTCCGTTTGGACGACCCAGTCGGTGCTCTTTCGGTTCACCTCGTGAACGGTATCTGGGGCACGATCGCCGTGGGCATCTTCGATTACACCGGACGCTTCAGCGTTCTCACCCAGAGCATCGGAGTGATCGTTTACGCGATTCCGTGCTTCCTCGCTGCCTGCGTCATCTTCCTCGTGATCAAGAAGACGATGGGTCTCCGCGTGAGCGAGAAGGAAGAACTCCGTGGTCTCGACTTGAGCGAACACGCACAAGAATCTTACGGTGGATTCCAAATTTTCAGTAACACCTGA
- the ruvX gene encoding Holliday junction resolvase RuvX yields MNYLGIDYGEHRVGIAFADSEMKWAFARETIDQKKTDLMTRLSELVKLNKIDIFVVGMPYRPDGRKDGKNVVVEEFVRKLAERFPEIPIKTEDEAYTSVAALQETSYLKKKKKQQDKGLVDRLAAQHILQSYLDNC; encoded by the coding sequence GTGAATTATTTAGGCATTGACTACGGTGAACATCGCGTCGGGATTGCTTTTGCGGATTCCGAAATGAAGTGGGCGTTTGCCCGTGAAACAATCGATCAGAAGAAGACCGACCTGATGACGCGCCTTTCCGAACTCGTCAAATTGAATAAAATTGACATTTTTGTAGTCGGCATGCCGTACCGCCCCGACGGAAGAAAGGACGGCAAGAACGTGGTCGTCGAAGAATTTGTGCGTAAACTGGCGGAACGCTTTCCCGAAATTCCGATCAAGACGGAAGACGAAGCCTATACGTCGGTTGCCGCCTTGCAGGAAACGAGTTACCTGAAAAAGAAAAAGAAGCAGCAGGACAAGGGCCTTGTGGACCGCCTGGCCGCCCAGCACATTTTGCAATCTTACTTGGACAACTGCTGA
- the typA gene encoding translational GTPase TypA, whose product MDQNKIRNIAIIAHVDHGKTTLVDQILKQCGTFHEGEEVNERVMDSGAIERERGITILSKNASVNYKGYHINIVDTPGHADFGGQVERVLGTVDGVLLVVDAFEGPMAQTRFVTQKALQLGLTPIVVINKIDRDGCNPHSALDKVFDLFCELDANESQLDFSCVYASGRKGICRKEIDDPDGDLRILMDLVIDKIPAPKGDPNAAPLLQISTLEYSSFLGRMAVGRVQQGTFKTGMTVAQSFMTDNDSDTPKVKNIRIQKILHYDGIQSSPIDEAGPGEIIQIAGLETFDIGDTLSATDKPVSLPRIHIDPPTISMLFTVNTSPLAGKDGGKFLTGNNLAERLERAHMADPALLVEKADGASTFKVSGRGILHLTILVENMRRELYEFTIGSPQVIFQKDEAGKLLEPMETFKVEVPSEYSGPIIEELGRRKGEMVDMQTDENNRVNLEYKIPSRGLLGVRAKLLSLSKGYAISQSLFLGFEPYKGDIPARTNGVLIAKEPGAAASYALAKLEDRGALFIPPATEVYPGMIIGEHNRTTDIIVNATKGKHLTNMRSKASDDNIQLTPYRRMTLEECVTFINDDECVEVTPLALRLRKITLDPHKRKQESKSPVEEDED is encoded by the coding sequence ATGGATCAGAACAAAATCAGAAACATTGCGATTATCGCACACGTCGACCACGGTAAGACAACACTCGTGGACCAGATTCTTAAACAATGCGGCACGTTCCACGAAGGCGAAGAAGTGAACGAACGCGTGATGGACTCTGGAGCTATCGAACGCGAACGCGGCATTACCATTCTTTCGAAGAACGCCAGTGTGAACTATAAAGGGTACCACATCAACATCGTCGATACGCCGGGGCACGCGGACTTTGGCGGCCAGGTGGAACGTGTTCTCGGCACCGTTGACGGCGTGCTCCTCGTGGTGGACGCTTTCGAAGGCCCGATGGCCCAAACGCGCTTTGTGACACAGAAGGCTCTTCAGCTCGGCCTTACCCCGATCGTCGTCATCAACAAGATCGACCGCGACGGTTGCAATCCGCACAGTGCATTGGACAAGGTATTCGACCTTTTCTGCGAACTCGACGCAAACGAATCCCAGCTTGACTTCTCTTGCGTGTACGCCAGCGGCCGTAAGGGCATCTGCCGCAAGGAAATTGACGATCCGGATGGCGATCTTCGCATCTTGATGGATCTCGTTATCGACAAGATTCCGGCTCCGAAGGGTGACCCGAATGCAGCACCGCTTCTTCAGATCAGCACCCTCGAATATTCGAGCTTCCTCGGTCGTATGGCGGTAGGCCGCGTCCAGCAAGGAACGTTCAAAACCGGCATGACCGTCGCCCAGAGCTTCATGACCGATAACGATTCCGATACCCCGAAGGTTAAGAACATTCGCATCCAGAAGATTCTCCATTACGATGGAATTCAGTCTTCTCCGATCGACGAAGCAGGCCCTGGCGAAATCATCCAGATCGCAGGCCTTGAAACCTTCGATATCGGCGATACGCTTTCTGCTACAGACAAGCCGGTTAGCCTCCCGCGCATTCACATCGATCCGCCGACCATTTCCATGCTCTTCACGGTGAACACTTCCCCGCTCGCCGGCAAGGACGGTGGCAAGTTCCTCACAGGCAACAACCTCGCGGAACGCCTCGAACGCGCTCACATGGCCGACCCGGCTCTCCTCGTCGAAAAGGCAGACGGTGCGTCCACGTTCAAGGTTTCTGGACGTGGCATTCTCCATTTGACGATCCTCGTCGAAAATATGCGCCGCGAGCTTTACGAATTCACCATCGGTTCTCCGCAGGTGATTTTCCAAAAGGACGAAGCGGGCAAGCTTCTCGAACCGATGGAAACCTTCAAAGTGGAAGTTCCGTCCGAATACAGCGGCCCAATCATCGAAGAACTCGGTCGTCGCAAGGGCGAAATGGTCGACATGCAAACCGACGAAAACAACCGTGTGAACCTCGAATATAAGATTCCGAGCCGCGGTCTTCTCGGTGTCCGTGCAAAGCTCCTTTCCCTTTCCAAGGGTTACGCGATTTCCCAATCCCTCTTCCTCGGTTTCGAACCTTACAAGGGCGACATTCCAGCCCGTACGAATGGCGTTCTCATCGCCAAGGAGCCGGGTGCAGCAGCGAGCTACGCTCTCGCAAAACTCGAAGATCGCGGCGCGCTCTTCATTCCGCCAGCAACGGAAGTCTATCCGGGCATGATCATCGGCGAACACAACCGAACGACCGACATCATCGTAAATGCGACGAAGGGCAAGCACTTGACGAACATGCGTTCCAAGGCTTCCGATGATAACATTCAGCTCACGCCGTACCGCCGCATGACCCTCGAAGAATGCGTTACGTTCATCAATGATGACGAATGCGTCGAAGTGACCCCGCTGGCTCTCCGCCTTCGCAAGATCACGCTCGATCCGCACAAGCGTAAGCAGGAATCGAAGTCTCCGGTCGAAGAAGACGAAGATTAA
- a CDS encoding lysophospholipid acyltransferase family protein, translating to MPKLVEDFLFVLIYPIYKALHTKRAWGRVQKHLQSTGMIQKTSPRQVFYALYKNYLDGLRYLCRRPHALQSVHFENEDVIRTPLANGIPVVAMGIHQGAFEMMHRVLTRYSDHVYLFTHSFTDMALTELLHDIRKTPGLEERETSSVANTLREFLKNKGVLAMLVDQATEGRGNEVQVLGQPTELFLRLPLKAMAMGAGIVTFRTFRTAEGHTIRFENFYAPKSAPECTTQKIAEEISLWISEHPEQWTWNYHRNFTIGNAS from the coding sequence ATGCCAAAGCTCGTGGAGGATTTTTTATTTGTGCTGATCTACCCGATTTACAAAGCCTTGCACACAAAGCGCGCCTGGGGCCGCGTTCAAAAACATTTGCAAAGCACGGGAATGATTCAAAAGACTTCACCCCGTCAAGTCTTTTATGCGCTGTACAAGAATTACCTCGACGGCTTGCGGTACCTTTGCCGACGACCACATGCACTCCAAAGCGTGCATTTTGAAAACGAAGATGTCATCCGCACGCCTCTTGCAAATGGAATTCCCGTCGTCGCCATGGGCATTCACCAGGGCGCCTTCGAAATGATGCACCGCGTACTCACCCGCTACTCGGACCACGTCTATCTTTTTACGCACAGCTTTACAGACATGGCTTTGACCGAACTCTTGCACGACATTCGAAAAACGCCAGGCCTTGAAGAACGCGAAACGAGCTCGGTCGCAAACACGCTCCGAGAATTTCTCAAGAATAAAGGCGTGCTCGCGATGCTCGTGGACCAAGCGACAGAAGGCCGTGGAAACGAAGTCCAGGTTTTAGGCCAGCCCACCGAACTTTTTTTAAGGCTCCCCCTCAAAGCGATGGCGATGGGAGCAGGAATCGTCACCTTCCGCACGTTCCGTACGGCAGAAGGCCACACGATCCGATTCGAAAATTTTTACGCACCCAAGTCCGCCCCCGAATGCACAACGCAAAAAATCGCCGAGGAAATTTCTCTCTGGATTTCGGAACATCCGGAACAGTGGACCTGGAATTATCACCGCAACTTCACCATAGGAAACGCATCATGA
- a CDS encoding Smr/MutS family protein, giving the protein MSDELTEIEKLQLEWMNHNPMHDKDGVIEAAKAEEERQRAQVKKFKKPRKNPAAWNFPEPEEEIDLHGYVADEAAAAVENLMEGMKRAGLSVLRIIHGGGNPEYGNVKHIIDKKVATVWRHKVVFYKTEPNNSGSSIMKIGENNTFNVIPRDRRRK; this is encoded by the coding sequence ATGAGCGACGAACTGACAGAAATCGAAAAGCTCCAACTCGAATGGATGAATCACAACCCGATGCACGACAAGGACGGCGTGATTGAAGCCGCCAAGGCCGAAGAAGAAAGACAGCGCGCCCAGGTGAAAAAGTTCAAGAAGCCGCGCAAGAACCCGGCCGCATGGAACTTCCCGGAACCCGAAGAAGAAATCGACCTGCACGGCTACGTGGCAGACGAAGCCGCAGCCGCCGTCGAAAACCTGATGGAAGGCATGAAACGAGCCGGGCTTTCCGTTTTGCGCATCATCCACGGCGGCGGAAACCCGGAATATGGCAATGTGAAGCACATCATCGACAAGAAGGTGGCTACCGTTTGGCGTCATAAAGTGGTCTTTTACAAAACCGAGCCGAACAATTCCGGTTCAAGCATCATGAAAATCGGTGAGAACAATACCTTCAACGTGATTCCGCGTGACAGAAGACGTAAATAA
- a CDS encoding glycoside hydrolase family 9 protein, translated as MLRLRILFLSPAIGVSICAAALPAVNQLGYTPKAQKLAVIPGNDANPLEIREMSSGKSVLTVEAPLVYEWNASGEEVQAFDFSRLQNPGTYQLVRNGDILGAPIQITERPYEDVAKAALKWFYFQRSSTALDSKYAGKWARAAGHPDTKVLVYGEKRTISAPKGWYDAGDYGKYIVNSGITVSTLLDFYENYTAYADQLVWDIPREMPNLPLILEEVRWNLDWMLDMQDQDGSVFHKLTTLRFSSTVMPEGDKADRYAIGKGIAAALDFAGTLAQASVIYKKFDAAYADRLLKAAERAYAWAKKNPKNLYSQPADVNTGSYQPADENGKDEFRFAAAELYRATQSKKYLDELKANPVNGNGPWWGDMNFLAVYRMAKDAKLYGKELHEKAKQILLNEAESLLKAVDSAGYYLAMHPWNWTWGSNSAVANNGIILLHAYKATGSVKYLNAAQQSLDYLLGKNPLQISYVTGFGDRYPHHPHHRPSEADNVDDPVPGMLVGGPHLGKQDIGKEAWKCEDYAKADKPALAYLDAHCSYATNEVAINWNAPFAYLAAALQAIYLE; from the coding sequence ATGCTCAGATTACGCATACTTTTTCTTTCGCCGGCTATCGGCGTTTCCATTTGCGCAGCGGCACTTCCTGCGGTCAACCAGTTGGGTTATACCCCCAAGGCGCAAAAGCTCGCTGTCATTCCTGGCAATGATGCGAACCCGCTCGAAATCCGCGAAATGAGCTCAGGGAAAAGCGTGCTGACGGTCGAAGCTCCGCTTGTTTACGAATGGAACGCAAGTGGCGAAGAAGTCCAGGCGTTCGATTTTTCGAGGCTTCAGAATCCGGGAACCTATCAGCTCGTGCGCAACGGCGATATTCTCGGCGCCCCGATCCAAATCACGGAACGTCCTTACGAAGATGTCGCGAAGGCCGCACTCAAGTGGTTCTATTTCCAGCGTTCGAGCACCGCGCTCGATTCCAAGTATGCAGGCAAATGGGCTCGCGCAGCGGGCCACCCCGATACGAAGGTTTTGGTCTACGGCGAAAAGCGTACCATCAGCGCCCCCAAAGGCTGGTACGATGCCGGCGACTACGGAAAGTACATTGTGAATTCGGGAATTACCGTTTCGACATTGCTCGATTTTTATGAAAACTATACCGCCTATGCAGATCAGCTTGTGTGGGATATTCCACGCGAAATGCCGAACCTTCCGCTCATTTTGGAAGAAGTCCGTTGGAACCTTGACTGGATGCTCGACATGCAGGATCAAGACGGAAGCGTTTTCCACAAGCTCACCACGTTAAGGTTCAGCTCGACGGTCATGCCGGAAGGCGACAAAGCGGACCGCTACGCCATCGGAAAAGGAATTGCCGCGGCGCTCGACTTTGCGGGAACCTTGGCTCAGGCTTCCGTCATTTACAAGAAGTTCGATGCAGCCTACGCAGATCGGCTTTTGAAGGCAGCCGAACGCGCATACGCCTGGGCTAAAAAGAATCCGAAAAACCTTTATTCGCAGCCTGCCGACGTGAACACGGGCAGCTACCAGCCAGCGGACGAAAACGGCAAGGATGAATTCCGTTTTGCCGCCGCGGAGCTTTACCGTGCAACTCAGTCAAAAAAATATCTTGACGAATTAAAGGCAAACCCCGTAAACGGCAACGGCCCTTGGTGGGGCGACATGAACTTTCTCGCTGTGTACAGAATGGCAAAAGACGCCAAGCTCTACGGCAAGGAACTCCACGAAAAAGCGAAGCAGATACTCTTGAACGAAGCCGAAAGCCTGCTCAAGGCGGTCGATTCTGCCGGTTATTATCTTGCCATGCATCCGTGGAACTGGACCTGGGGTTCTAACAGCGCCGTCGCAAACAACGGCATCATCTTGTTGCACGCTTACAAGGCAACGGGAAGCGTCAAATATCTGAATGCGGCACAGCAGTCCTTGGATTATCTCCTCGGCAAGAATCCCCTGCAAATTTCTTACGTCACGGGCTTTGGCGACAGATATCCGCATCATCCGCACCACCGCCCAAGCGAAGCGGATAACGTGGACGATCCGGTGCCGGGAATGCTCGTCGGCGGACCGCACCTCGGCAAGCAGGATATCGGCAAGGAAGCCTGGAAGTGCGAAGATTACGCCAAAGCAGACAAGCCAGCCCTCGCTTATCTCGATGCCCACTGCAGCTACGCGACTAACGAAGTGGCAATCAACTGGAACGCGCCTTTCGCTTACCTCGCCGCCGCACTGCAAGCGATTTACCTGGAGTAA
- a CDS encoding UTP--glucose-1-phosphate uridylyltransferase, protein MSNIDFDLVQNLYKQFSNSAPAKESKAEDVITPMPFHMANEDMRREMWTETGNLLLQQGAVAAFTLAGGQGSRLGFDGPKGAYDFGLPSKATLFRMQARRLMNLGAKAGKPVPWAIMTSPLNHAETIHHFEDHSFFGYNRDYIRFFDQGMLCALKPDGTPLQDENGNYVEAPDGNGGCFRALAMSGTLAWFVEKGVRFVFLCNVDNALVKMCDPTFIGALASNGLLPCAAKVVHKKNAQEKVGIFAYKNKKPTVLEYSDISDELRNKTLEDGSLEFDGGNTGMYAFRMDALRKISTQELPWHVARKTVNGVENCWKFEQFLLDAFPFLGKILPYGVEREDEFAPVKNATGSDSPESARKMLGTLHRYWLEQAKVNVKPGKLYEISPRLTYGGENLSQEVFDRELGRGIFEFDA, encoded by the coding sequence ATGTCGAATATCGATTTTGATTTAGTCCAAAATCTTTACAAGCAATTTTCGAATTCTGCTCCGGCAAAGGAATCCAAAGCAGAAGACGTGATTACGCCGATGCCGTTCCACATGGCGAACGAAGATATGCGCCGTGAAATGTGGACGGAAACCGGCAATCTTTTGTTGCAACAGGGCGCTGTCGCCGCTTTTACGCTCGCCGGCGGTCAGGGTTCCCGCTTGGGCTTTGACGGTCCGAAAGGCGCTTATGACTTTGGCCTTCCGAGCAAGGCGACGCTTTTCCGGATGCAGGCACGCCGCTTGATGAACCTCGGCGCCAAGGCAGGAAAGCCAGTCCCTTGGGCGATTATGACTTCCCCGCTGAATCATGCGGAAACCATTCATCATTTTGAAGACCATTCCTTCTTCGGTTACAACCGTGATTACATCCGATTCTTTGACCAGGGGATGCTCTGCGCCTTGAAACCGGACGGAACTCCGTTGCAGGATGAAAACGGCAATTATGTGGAAGCTCCGGACGGAAACGGTGGCTGCTTCCGCGCACTCGCGATGAGCGGAACTCTCGCCTGGTTCGTAGAAAAAGGCGTGCGATTTGTGTTTCTTTGCAACGTCGATAACGCTCTCGTCAAGATGTGCGATCCGACGTTCATCGGTGCGCTCGCAAGCAACGGCCTTCTCCCGTGTGCAGCCAAGGTCGTCCACAAGAAGAACGCCCAGGAAAAAGTCGGCATCTTCGCTTACAAGAACAAGAAGCCGACCGTGCTTGAATACTCGGACATTTCGGACGAACTGCGCAACAAAACCCTCGAAGACGGCTCGCTCGAATTCGACGGAGGAAATACCGGCATGTATGCGTTCCGCATGGACGCTCTCCGCAAGATTTCCACGCAGGAGCTTCCGTGGCACGTCGCCCGCAAGACCGTAAACGGCGTCGAGAACTGCTGGAAGTTCGAACAATTCCTGCTCGATGCATTCCCGTTCCTCGGAAAAATTTTGCCATACGGCGTCGAACGCGAAGATGAATTCGCCCCGGTCAAGAATGCAACCGGAAGCGATTCTCCGGAATCCGCCCGCAAGATGCTCGGAACACTCCACCGCTACTGGCTCGAACAGGCGAAGGTGAACGTGAAGCCGGGCAAGCTCTACGAAATTTCTCCACGCTTGACTTACGGCGGCGAGAACCTTTCGCAGGAAGTCTTTGATCGTGAACTCGGGCGCGGCATCTTTGAATTCGACGCGTAA
- a CDS encoding P-II family nitrogen regulator, which translates to MKVVTAYIQPEKLGSVKESLYEAGIFKMSVTNVLGCGQQKGYTSSYRGTETEVQLLKKIRLQIALNDEYVQPCIDAIIKGARTGNIGDGKIFVQNLEQCVRIRTGETGPEAIG; encoded by the coding sequence ATGAAAGTCGTTACCGCATACATTCAGCCCGAAAAGCTCGGCAGCGTCAAGGAATCCCTTTACGAAGCCGGCATTTTCAAGATGAGCGTCACTAACGTTCTTGGCTGCGGTCAGCAGAAGGGTTATACCTCGAGCTACCGCGGAACAGAAACCGAAGTACAGCTCTTGAAGAAGATCCGCCTGCAGATCGCCCTCAATGACGAATATGTGCAACCCTGCATCGACGCCATTATCAAAGGTGCTCGAACCGGCAACATCGGCGACGGAAAAATTTTCGTCCAGAATCTTGAACAATGTGTCCGCATCCGCACTGGCGAAACTGGCCCGGAAGCAATTGGTTAA